The following proteins come from a genomic window of Sphingosinicella flava:
- a CDS encoding chemotaxis protein CheB: MKGASARDIERGTMMPGHAAPRIRLMIVDDSPVARAVLSRMISTFDDFEIVATAGCADEALAKLEAVSVDIVLLDVEMPGTSGLNILPDILRTGKGARVLIVSSNAEDGAEAAVRALALGAADTLPKPGTGNFGGRFAHVLAERLRRIGRAGEDGAVDEPAQEQGGVKAPDGKSAPLALRTVDPHRVGCLGLGASTGGLRALNEFLRNLPASIGAPILITQHLPPVFMPYFARQVEAASGRLTLVAEDGMILKLEEILVAPGDAHLCLEWQGGTIRVQLNKDAAATSCLPSVDPMLISMAEMYGKSALAVIFSGMGRDGLIGSGEVARRGGVVLAQDEETSAVWGMPRTVAEAGLASAIAPPADLAHYVAARAREAVCK, from the coding sequence GTGAAGGGCGCGTCCGCCCGTGATATCGAGCGGGGGACGATGATGCCGGGGCATGCGGCGCCGCGCATCCGGTTGATGATCGTCGACGATTCGCCGGTGGCCCGCGCCGTATTGTCGCGAATGATTTCCACGTTCGACGATTTCGAAATCGTCGCCACGGCGGGCTGCGCCGACGAGGCCTTGGCGAAACTCGAGGCGGTGAGCGTCGACATCGTTCTCCTCGATGTCGAAATGCCGGGCACGAGCGGGCTCAATATTCTTCCCGATATCCTGCGCACCGGAAAGGGCGCGCGCGTGCTCATCGTATCCTCCAATGCCGAGGATGGCGCCGAAGCCGCGGTCCGCGCCCTGGCGCTGGGCGCCGCCGATACCTTGCCGAAGCCTGGCACCGGCAATTTCGGCGGCCGTTTCGCGCATGTGCTTGCCGAACGCCTGCGCCGGATCGGCCGCGCCGGCGAAGACGGGGCGGTGGACGAGCCCGCGCAGGAACAGGGCGGAGTGAAAGCGCCAGACGGTAAAAGCGCCCCGCTGGCGCTGCGCACGGTCGATCCCCACCGCGTCGGCTGCCTTGGGCTTGGCGCGTCGACGGGCGGCCTTCGTGCGCTGAACGAATTCCTGCGCAACTTGCCCGCATCGATCGGCGCCCCCATCCTCATCACTCAGCACCTGCCGCCTGTCTTCATGCCCTATTTCGCCCGGCAGGTGGAGGCGGCCTCCGGGCGCCTGACCCTGGTGGCCGAAGACGGCATGATATTGAAGTTGGAGGAAATCCTGGTCGCGCCGGGCGATGCCCATCTCTGCCTGGAATGGCAGGGGGGCACCATCCGGGTCCAATTGAACAAGGACGCGGCGGCGACATCCTGCCTCCCGTCCGTCGATCCCATGCTGATTTCGATGGCCGAAATGTACGGCAAGAGTGCCTTGGCCGTAATCTTCAGCGGCATGGGCCGCGATGGGCTGATCGGATCGGGAGAAGTCGCCCGGCGCGGGGGCGTGGTGCTGGCGCAGGATGAGGAGACTTCGGCGGTGTGGGGAATGCCGCGCACGGTGGCGGAGGCGGGCCTTGCCAGCGCCATCGCGCCGCCCGCCGACCTTGCCCATTACGTCGCGGCACGCGCGCGGGAGGCGGTGTGCAAGTAA
- a CDS encoding response regulator, which translates to MKNCLVVDDSKVIRKVARHILETLNFNVDEAEDGREALSRCEEKMPDVVLLDWNMPVMSGMEFLRTLRQQDIPTQPKVVFCTTENDTAHIRAAIEAGADEYVMKPFDRETLESKLQIVGVA; encoded by the coding sequence ATGAAAAACTGCCTCGTCGTCGATGATTCCAAGGTGATCCGCAAGGTCGCGCGTCACATTTTGGAAACGCTGAATTTCAATGTCGACGAAGCGGAGGATGGCCGTGAGGCCCTATCCCGCTGCGAGGAAAAGATGCCCGACGTGGTGCTGCTCGACTGGAACATGCCAGTGATGAGCGGCATGGAATTCCTGCGCACGCTCCGCCAGCAGGACATCCCAACCCAGCCCAAGGTCGTTTTTTGCACCACGGAAAACGATACCGCGCATATCCGCGCCGCCATCGAGGCGGGGGCCGACGAATATGTGATGAAGCCGTTCGATCGCGAAACGCTGGAAAGCAAGCTCCAGATCGTCGGCGTCGCGTGA